In the Candidatus Methylomirabilota bacterium genome, CGCGAATTCCCGAAATGCAGCAGTTCGCGGGCGTCGAAGGCAACTGTTGCAACGCGCTCGCGGGCACGGCCCGGCTCAGGCGATCGCGCCCCCGCAGCTCGAGCCCGCACCCGCCGTGCAGCCGAAGCAGTGCTCCCCTGTGCGGATGGGACGGCCCTGCAGCCGGCGCCGGTCGAACTCGAAGATGGTGGCGGGCTGGCCCGCCTCCAGGCCGAGCTCGAGCATCTGGTTGAAATCGCAGTCGTAGAGCCGGCCGTCGTAGCCGACGCTCACGAGGGACCGGCACATGAGACCGGGCAGCGTGGAGGGGTTGAAGGCGGCCTCCAGGCGGGCCATGTACGCGTCGTAGTTGCCGGCGCGCCGCAGCCAGGCCGCGAAGCGCGAGATCGGCATGTTCGTGATCGTGAAGAGGGAGTTGAAGACGATCCCGTGATGGGCGAGCAGCCAGTCGCGCGTGTCGCGCTCCAGGTCGTGCTGCGCCGGGGGCAGGAACGCGCCGACGGGATTCGAGACGAGGTTGAGAACGAGGCCCGGCTCACGCCCGTAGCCCACGGCGTTGAGGGCCCGCAGCCCTTCGACGCTGCGCGCGTAGACCCCCCGGCCGCGCTGGCGGTCCGTCGCCTCTTCCGTGTAGTGGGGCAGGGAGGACACGACCTCGACGCCGTGGTCGGCGAAGAAGCGCGGGAGGTCGGCAAAGCCCGGCTCGAACTGCACGGTGAGGTTGTGGCGCACCATGACCTTGCGGCCGAGGGCGCGGCCGCGCGCCACCATCTCGCGGAAGCGCGGGTGCAGCTCGGGCGCGCCTCCGGTGATGTCGAGGGTGGCCAGCTCCGGGGCCCCGGCCAGGGCGGCCAGGCAGGCCTCGAACACGTCGTCGGCCATCACCTCCGTGCGGATGGGCGAGGCATCGACGTGGCAGTGGTGACAGGCCTGGTTGCAGCGCTTGCCCACGTTGACCTGGAGGGTCGTGGGCACGGCCGCGCGCAGCTCGCCCCCGCGGCCGGCGATGCGCAGCGCGAAGCGCGAAGGGGGGGCGGCGGTGGTCACATCGAGATCTTCTTGTCGGCGTTGTGGGCGACGAGGCCGTGGGCGAGGGCGATGCCCGCCCGGAGCGAAGCGGCGGCGTGCATCGCTTCCGCGAGGTGCTTCATGGTGAGACCCTGCTCCAGCGCCG is a window encoding:
- the arsS gene encoding arsenosugar biosynthesis radical SAM (seleno)protein ArsS (Some members of this family are selenoproteins.) produces the protein MTTAAPPSRFALRIAGRGGELRAAVPTTLQVNVGKRCNQACHHCHVDASPIRTEVMADDVFEACLAALAGAPELATLDITGGAPELHPRFREMVARGRALGRKVMVRHNLTVQFEPGFADLPRFFADHGVEVVSSLPHYTEEATDRQRGRGVYARSVEGLRALNAVGYGREPGLVLNLVSNPVGAFLPPAQHDLERDTRDWLLAHHGIVFNSLFTITNMPISRFAAWLRRAGNYDAYMARLEAAFNPSTLPGLMCRSLVSVGYDGRLYDCDFNQMLELGLEAGQPATIFEFDRRRLQGRPIRTGEHCFGCTAGAGSSCGGAIA
- a CDS encoding carboxymuconolactone decarboxylase family protein, with the protein product FEPGLLTKREKVLVGFAVAQVSQCPYCIDSYTQTALEQGLTMKHLAEAMHAAASLRAGIALAHGLVAHNADKKISM